In Odontesthes bonariensis isolate fOdoBon6 chromosome 20, fOdoBon6.hap1, whole genome shotgun sequence, a genomic segment contains:
- the skida1 gene encoding LOW QUALITY PROTEIN: SKI/DACH domain-containing protein 1 (The sequence of the model RefSeq protein was modified relative to this genomic sequence to represent the inferred CDS: inserted 5 bases in 5 codons; deleted 2 bases in 2 codons; substituted 1 base at 1 genomic stop codon), with product MGDLECGYEEMQGVKLGYLLIKGKQMFALSQVFTDLLKNIPRTTVHKRMDHLKVKKHHCDLEELRKLKAINSIAFHAAKCTLISREDVEALYISCKTERVLKSTKRKAKAVCSPGDEDASSGLLRADDELWKEKVWFSLHGVPETLTLHNKTGRRRELSPCLTDSKLPQFYHKAHGRDHRSVTKFSHKHFKNYETDKITGNRVTLSQRHSFFRSRQPVVFQSAIAAQSRLSRSAGDLLHKRKRRREGGGGRDGARHSWSRSRHAHHNIPPVLLVQPKSPSIHGTSFDAFHLSPEICLDPRPHHHHHHQHHHHHHHHHVPSFPENYSSDTESSTCPDSDFGSGFSTSSNSGSSEEEDEGDDEDETQSESSEVSSEEEESSSQSDSSSVSSRVSVQSIRFRRARVARSPKVXSSKSPLVLQPTFHYNNQQHQEKQLRKLGNVATSQTGDNRQDTRQKCDFICSETWGDLISLQPPKFNSTVLGESXFIEPTRENVCAADPSRADPLDELAPYCPGPDQCKASRRTPGHPTNXPPGLSMQCDPNKPLKCVEKRETKTTCLKLPTPSKKIKTELDESPVTAAXQSESGRAVRTPPFNLYNVKVKVEESCDEYEYQSHATVIKCKGDKVESCNGQYPSGTIKQGDFFSSGIKASEKSPDVASRSTCGPQECRSSQDAPCVEXGEHGNKTCRALIHGSKKARVSRTHTKQNVPRVNKASLPSSSSFSRPAGCEEASTEDLPSRRKRSNVSTVASPAKRLSAXWQIFPSPPSLVVGSDGDLCPAYSLNSLRSPGPPPPSHPVWRWQPGGQILPSPTYAQRTRKY from the exons ATGGGAGACCTGGAGTGTGGCTATGAGGAAATGCAAGGAGTGAAACTGGGATACCTGCTCATCAAAGGCAAGCAAATGTTTGCTTTGTCTCAGGTCTTCACAGACCTGCTGAAGAACATCCCTCGgaccacagtgcacaagcgcaTGGATCACCTGAAGGTGAAAAAGCACCACTGCGACCTGGAGGAGCTGCGGAAGCTCAAAGCAATCAACTCTATAGCTTTCCACGCTGCTAAATGCACTCTCATATCGCGGGAGGATGTGGAAGCTTTATATATCTCCTGCAAGACGGAGCGCGTGTTGAAGTCCACCAAAAGGAAAGCGAAAGCGGTGTGTTCCCCCGGGGATGAGGATGCGTCCTCGGGGCTCCTCCGTGCGGACGACGAACTGTGGAAGGAAAAAGTTTGGTTTAGTTTGCACGGTGTCCCGGAGACTCTCACGCTGCACAACAAAACGGGCAGGAGGAGAGAGCTGTCTCCTTGCCTTACCGACTCCAAACTACCTCAATTTTACCACAAAGCCCACGGACGGGATCACCGTTCGGTGACTAAATTCAGTcacaaacactttaaaaactatGAAACTGATAAAATAACAGGGAACCGTGTTACTTTGAGCCAAAGGCACTCCTTTTTCCGGAGCCGGCAGCCGGTGGTGTTTCAGTCCGCCATAGCAGCTCAGTCCAGGCTCTCGCGCTCAGCCGGCGACCTACTTCACAAAAGGAAGAGGAGGCGCGAGGGGGGCGGCGGCAGAGACGGCGCGAGACACTCGTGGAGCAGGAGCAGACACGCGCATCACAACATCCCGCCGGTGCTGCTAGTTCAACCCAAATCGCCCAGCATTCACGGGACCTCTTTCGATGCTTTCCACCTCAGTCCGGAAATCTGCCTCGACCCCCGACctcaccatcaccaccaccaccagcaccaccatcatcatcaccaccaccacgtGCCGAGTTTCCCGGAGAACTACAGTAGCGACACCGAGTCCAGCACATGCCCGGACTCGGACTTCGGCTCCGGGTTCTCCACCAGCAGCAACTCTGGGAGCTCTGAGGAGGAAGACGAGGGCGACGACGAAGATGAGACG CAGTCAGAAAGTTCAGAGGTCAgctcagaggaggaggagagctcCTCTCAGTCCGACTCCAGTTCGGTTTCAAGCCGCGTTTCGGTCCAGAGCATCCGGTTCAGGCGGGCGCGGGTGGCTCGCTCGCCAAAAG TCAGCTCTAAATCACCTCTGGTGCTGCAGCCCACCTTCCACTATAACAACCAGCAGCATCAAGAAAAACAGCTCAGGAAACTGGGTAATGTTGCCACCTCACAAACCGGGGACAATAGACAGGACACACGTCAGAAATGTGACTTTATATGCAGTGAAACTTGGGGGGACTTAATATCCTTACAACCACCTAAATTCAACTCCACTGTTTTGGGGGAGA CTTTCATTGAGCCCACGAGGGAAAATGTGTGTGCGGCTGATCCAAGCAGGGCTGACCCTCTGGATGAGTTGGCCCCTTACTGTCCGGGACCCGACCAGTGTAAGGCCTCGCGCAGGACACCGGGGCATCCTACCA TCCCCCCAGGACTGAGTATGCAATGTGACCCTAACAAGCCTCTAAAATGTGTCGAAAAAAGGGAGACAAAAACCACCTGCTTAAAACTGCCCACTCCATCGAAAAAAATAAAGACCGAGCTGGATGAGTCCCCTGTGACCGCCG CCCAGTCGGAGAGTGGCAGGGCAGTCAGGACACCTCCCTTCAACCTTTACAATGTGAAAGTTAAAGTGGAGGAAAGCTGTGATGAATATGAATACCAGAGCCATGCCACTGTAATCAAATGTAAAGGAGATAAGGTAGAGAGCTGCAATGGCCAGTATCCAAGCGGAACCATCAAACAAGGGGACTTTTTCAGCAGCGGGATTAAAGCCTCGGAGAAAAGCCCCGATGTGGCCTCCAGGTCGACCTGTGGTCCTCAGGAATGCAGGAGCAGCCAGGACGCCCCGTGCGTGG GAGGGGAGCACGGGAACAAAACCTGCAGGGCTCTTATTCACGGGAGTAAGAAAGCCCGAGTTTCCAGGACGCATACAAAACAAAACGTGCCCAGAGTCAACAAGGCTTcccttccctcctcctcctccttctctcgcCCCGCGGGCTGCGAGGAGGCATCCACAGAGGATTTACCGAGCAGACGCAAACGCAGCAACGTGAGCACCGTAGCATCGCCCGCAAAACGCCTTTCAGCCTGATGGCAAATTTTCCCATCCCCGCCGTCGCTGGTTGTTGGCAGCGACGGGGATCTGTGCCCCGCTTACTCCCTCAACTCGCTGAGGAGCCCCGGGCCTCCCCCTCCGTCCCACCCCGTGTGGAGGTGGCAGCCAGGCGGCCAGATTCTCCCCTCCCCCACT TACGCTCAGAGAACTCGGAAATACTGA